The Desulfovibrio subterraneus genome has a segment encoding these proteins:
- a CDS encoding response regulator, with amino-acid sequence MTTENTGNGRRFRILILDDEPIVCKRLKPAFQKLGYEVETFTDSTSAIARLKEATFDIIITDLKMEGADGMQVLSTAKSVAPETRVIIITGFATLETAKESYRKGAFDFVAKPFKLGDILDCVRKIEQEQRGNAL; translated from the coding sequence ATGACCACAGAAAATACCGGCAACGGCAGACGCTTCCGCATCCTCATCCTTGATGACGAGCCCATTGTCTGCAAGCGCCTCAAACCCGCCTTTCAGAAGCTGGGTTACGAGGTGGAAACCTTTACGGACAGCACCTCGGCCATTGCCCGCCTGAAGGAAGCCACCTTCGACATCATCATCACCGACCTGAAGATGGAAGGCGCAGACGGCATGCAGGTACTTTCCACAGCCAAATCCGTTGCACCGGAAACGCGGGTGATCATCATCACCGGTTTCGCCACGCTGGAAACAGCCAAGGAATCCTACCGCAAGGGGGCATTCGACTTCGTGGCCAAGCCGTTCAAACTGGGCGATATTCTGGACTGCGTGCGCAAGATCGAGCAGGAACAACGGGGCAACGCGCTGTAG
- a CDS encoding helix-turn-helix domain-containing protein, which produces MKSIYSREYEAVISALVDARKAAEVTQVQLAEKLGKPQSYVSKIENRERRLDIVEFFHICRVIGADGIEVLRVAGLCL; this is translated from the coding sequence ATGAAATCAATATATTCGCGAGAGTATGAAGCGGTCATTTCCGCCTTGGTCGATGCGCGGAAAGCTGCGGAAGTGACGCAGGTGCAACTCGCCGAGAAACTCGGCAAGCCTCAGTCCTACGTTTCGAAGATCGAAAACCGGGAGCGCCGATTGGACATCGTGGAGTTCTTCCACATCTGTCGGGTTATCGGCGCGGATGGGATTGAGGTGTTGCGGGTGGCTGGTTTATGTCTATAG
- a CDS encoding tyrosine-type recombinase/integrase, with product MPIYRYKNGTWYVKYYVRGEGYKTKCFGKGEEGSPAHKEAVVFDDQMRELSKQGLLTKANCNAPATFYLADIAQDYYDELKAYGRFREYHRYFVNILNDVILPTLGSIPPDLATHREVRQVVQSLRDRGNSAATVNRYRTYLDQIYRHGLKKELITKNPVRFWDKLPESKRDIQFSVEDARKVYNVSPDHVRWAMIVGMQLVARIGPSELFAVRWSDVHWERHEIRYYMPKVSAYKTVPCSDEFMQMLRQRHSVAQTEYLIEYRGKPIKSFKTAWATSVVKAGLGYSPRPYDLRHITISGLLMDGKVPVAAAARLAGHRNTTTTLDTYCHADTAHVRQAVQRLPRLIV from the coding sequence ATGCCCATATATCGTTATAAGAACGGAACTTGGTATGTGAAGTATTATGTCAGGGGCGAGGGATACAAGACGAAATGCTTCGGAAAGGGCGAGGAAGGAAGCCCTGCACACAAAGAAGCAGTGGTTTTTGATGATCAGATGCGGGAACTTAGCAAGCAAGGCCTCCTGACCAAGGCTAATTGCAACGCGCCTGCAACCTTCTACCTTGCTGACATTGCACAGGATTATTACGACGAGTTGAAGGCATACGGAAGGTTCCGCGAGTATCACCGCTATTTCGTCAACATCCTGAATGATGTGATCTTGCCTACCCTTGGGAGCATTCCGCCAGACCTTGCTACACACAGAGAAGTGCGACAAGTCGTCCAGTCCCTACGGGATCGCGGCAACAGCGCGGCAACCGTAAACCGCTACCGCACCTACTTGGATCAAATCTATCGTCATGGCCTCAAGAAAGAGCTGATAACCAAGAATCCGGTTAGGTTCTGGGATAAGCTGCCTGAAAGCAAGCGTGACATCCAGTTCTCAGTGGAAGATGCCCGAAAAGTGTACAATGTCAGCCCCGACCATGTCCGTTGGGCGATGATAGTAGGGATGCAGTTGGTTGCCCGTATTGGCCCCTCAGAGCTCTTTGCCGTGAGGTGGAGCGATGTGCATTGGGAGCGGCATGAAATTCGGTACTATATGCCGAAGGTGTCTGCTTACAAGACCGTCCCATGTTCCGATGAGTTTATGCAGATGCTGCGGCAGCGGCATTCGGTGGCACAGACGGAATACCTCATCGAGTATCGGGGCAAACCCATCAAGTCGTTCAAAACCGCTTGGGCTACTTCTGTCGTCAAGGCGGGGTTGGGTTACAGTCCTCGGCCCTATGATCTGCGGCATATAACAATCTCCGGGCTGTTAATGGATGGGAAAGTCCCTGTAGCGGCAGCGGCTCGACTGGCAGGGCATCGGAACACAACCACGACACTTGATACCTACTGCCATGCCGACACGGCCCATGTGCGACAAGCGGTTCAACGCCTTCCTAGGTTGATAGTATGA
- a CDS encoding PEP-utilizing enzyme, with protein sequence MWWQRIIERRRRKRDTAGPDIAFWRLQSMFNNFRRILELNNAILESVADMDRALGGEYIFDRTYLEQSVRRIASHVHHVVYSLNALTGNAHVPLYDRYQDIRIILDDILAGDMRALAGVPVLPLAEVGWELEPLAGMEAVCMAELLNHSGNAGLSVARGYVLTTEGTDLLLGTQAQSRQNVAPRAGQAFASGIPDMPSASFNGLAGLRSVNAPASPLRMATDDTSEASRSAETRKALTAGIADLLRDEPHPGLRVVVSLAGLLTDALAANTRDNRPDGISERHAAGGVLAVVRMEPDENGGLKVTQEPDENGGLKVTQEPAQILAADIPNLPPVPQLRAATQTPEACAGLVEHILQHCHRHLTGRQEAAPAASRITTLLTSLKPAVVHGSVTSRVACHSLHSLRAPAMPAYCLEALGIEAVLTAPEPNGPQTTAQDMAGVPPAITKDRYLLQRTYPYSLMESKIGTRPVGFRFPDGKRATSVMENGNGRGSSLLRQHTMRGLAETAMTMERMLGLPVTLHWELDATGDCRIVRVAPVLSREQRMGRSDMSLRSGYADEYADGLTNELPGGLPDGLSDALAAELETAEVLSRKGHMVQSGVVAGKVVHVADTMRPQDFPAGSIAVTQTASPRLTPILQRASAIVCENGTIAGHLATVARELRLPAIFGVDNVFTRLPEGVEVTMDAGETTIYRGVLPALLQFSTAGADLYPTAPEYHTLRRLLRFIAPLHLVNPEAPEFSPAGCRTFHDLIHYCHEKAVDELAHFQERRPGLGAIRTRRMHLGRPMDLRVLDISGGLVEDVADHPTRDDVISDPFTAFLEGLLRDEAWDIGPVSLGLRDVINSMPLSMSLLSANANTLGENLAIVSRDYVNLSLRLGYHFSVVDAYLGPDRNRNHVYFRFAGGLADPERRNRRAKFLRNVLEDMGFKVVLNGDLVVASLKQEEPATMRGALLVLGALTAYSRQRDTALYSDADMHALYDDFAARFLHHFGRFTNGKADSAGSRPAETSGSTLPDATPSESGPKPDMKPTKGGTA encoded by the coding sequence ATGTGGTGGCAGCGCATCATCGAGCGCAGGCGGCGCAAACGGGATACGGCAGGGCCGGATATCGCCTTCTGGCGGCTGCAGTCTATGTTCAACAATTTCCGCCGCATTCTTGAGCTGAATAACGCCATCCTCGAATCCGTGGCCGACATGGACCGCGCGCTCGGCGGCGAATACATCTTCGACCGCACCTACCTTGAACAATCCGTCAGGCGCATCGCCTCACACGTGCATCACGTTGTTTACAGCCTCAATGCGCTCACGGGCAACGCCCATGTGCCGCTCTATGACCGGTATCAGGACATCCGCATCATTCTCGACGACATTCTGGCGGGCGACATGCGCGCCCTTGCCGGTGTGCCGGTTCTGCCGCTGGCCGAAGTGGGCTGGGAGCTTGAGCCCCTTGCAGGCATGGAGGCCGTCTGCATGGCGGAACTGCTCAACCATTCCGGCAATGCAGGCCTTTCCGTGGCACGTGGCTACGTGCTGACAACGGAAGGAACAGACCTGCTGCTGGGCACGCAGGCACAGAGCAGGCAAAACGTCGCCCCCCGCGCGGGGCAGGCTTTCGCATCGGGCATTCCGGATATGCCCTCAGCATCGTTCAACGGACTTGCGGGGCTGCGCTCCGTCAACGCTCCCGCCTCTCCCCTGCGGATGGCGACGGACGACACATCCGAAGCTTCCCGCAGCGCGGAGACCCGCAAGGCCCTGACCGCAGGCATTGCGGATCTGCTGCGCGATGAACCGCATCCCGGGCTGCGTGTTGTCGTTTCACTGGCAGGACTGCTTACCGATGCCCTTGCCGCCAATACCCGTGACAACCGGCCCGATGGAATATCCGAGAGGCATGCCGCAGGCGGCGTACTCGCTGTCGTCCGCATGGAACCGGATGAAAACGGCGGCCTGAAGGTCACGCAGGAACCGGATGAAAACGGCGGCCTGAAGGTCACGCAGGAACCGGCTCAAATACTGGCAGCGGATATCCCCAACCTGCCCCCTGTACCGCAATTGCGTGCGGCAACGCAGACACCCGAAGCCTGTGCGGGGCTGGTGGAGCACATTCTGCAGCACTGCCACCGGCACCTGACCGGACGGCAGGAAGCAGCGCCCGCCGCTTCCAGAATCACCACACTGCTTACCAGCCTCAAGCCCGCCGTGGTGCACGGCTCGGTCACAAGCCGCGTGGCCTGCCATTCGCTGCACAGCCTGCGCGCACCGGCCATGCCCGCCTATTGTCTGGAAGCACTGGGCATAGAGGCAGTGCTGACCGCTCCCGAACCAAACGGGCCACAGACCACGGCACAGGATATGGCAGGGGTCCCACCTGCTATCACTAAGGACCGCTACCTGCTGCAACGCACCTATCCCTATTCGCTGATGGAGTCCAAGATAGGCACACGGCCCGTGGGTTTCCGCTTTCCGGACGGCAAACGGGCCACATCGGTCATGGAAAACGGCAACGGGCGAGGATCATCGCTGCTGCGCCAGCACACCATGCGGGGACTGGCGGAAACCGCCATGACCATGGAGCGCATGCTCGGCCTGCCCGTGACGCTGCACTGGGAACTGGATGCCACCGGAGACTGCCGCATAGTCCGCGTGGCCCCCGTCCTGTCCAGAGAGCAGAGAATGGGCAGATCTGATATGAGCCTGCGTTCGGGCTATGCCGACGAATATGCGGACGGGTTGACAAACGAGTTGCCAGGCGGATTACCAGACGGATTATCTGACGCCCTTGCCGCAGAGCTGGAAACCGCCGAGGTGCTCAGCCGCAAAGGGCATATGGTGCAATCCGGCGTGGTGGCGGGCAAGGTGGTGCATGTGGCGGATACCATGCGGCCGCAGGATTTTCCCGCAGGCAGCATAGCGGTAACGCAGACGGCTTCACCGCGCCTTACGCCCATATTGCAGCGGGCATCGGCCATTGTCTGTGAAAACGGCACCATTGCCGGACACCTCGCTACTGTGGCGCGTGAGCTCAGGCTGCCCGCCATCTTCGGCGTGGATAATGTGTTCACCCGCCTGCCCGAAGGGGTGGAAGTGACCATGGATGCCGGAGAAACCACCATCTACAGGGGCGTTCTTCCGGCGCTGCTCCAGTTTTCCACCGCCGGAGCGGACCTGTATCCCACAGCACCGGAATATCACACCCTGCGCAGGCTGCTGCGCTTCATCGCGCCCCTGCATCTGGTCAATCCTGAAGCGCCGGAATTTTCTCCCGCAGGCTGCCGCACCTTCCATGACCTCATCCACTACTGCCATGAAAAGGCCGTGGATGAACTGGCGCATTTTCAGGAACGCAGACCCGGGCTCGGGGCCATACGCACCCGCCGCATGCATCTGGGCCGCCCCATGGACCTGCGCGTGCTGGACATTTCCGGCGGGCTTGTCGAGGATGTGGCAGATCACCCCACGCGCGACGATGTGATTTCCGATCCCTTTACGGCCTTTTTGGAAGGCCTCTTGCGCGACGAAGCATGGGATATCGGCCCCGTTTCGCTGGGACTGCGCGATGTAATCAACAGCATGCCGCTCAGCATGTCGCTGCTCAGTGCCAACGCCAACACCCTTGGTGAAAATCTTGCCATCGTATCACGCGACTATGTAAACCTGAGCCTGCGGCTCGGCTACCATTTCAGCGTTGTGGACGCCTATCTGGGACCGGACCGGAACCGCAACCATGTCTACTTCCGTTTTGCGGGCGGCCTTGCCGACCCTGAGCGCCGCAACCGGCGGGCAAAGTTCCTGCGCAATGTGCTGGAAGACATGGGCTTCAAGGTGGTGCTCAACGGCGACCTTGTCGTTGCAAGCCTCAAGCAGGAAGAGCCGGCCACCATGCGCGGCGCACTGCTGGTGCTGGGGGCGCTGACCGCGTATTCCCGCCAGCGTGACACGGCCCTGTACAGCGACGCGGACATGCACGCCCTGTATGACGACTTTGCGGCCAGATTTCTGCACCACTTCGGGCGCTTCACTAACGGCAAGGCCGATTCCGCAGGCAGCCGCCCTGCGGAAACATCCGGCAGCACGCTTCCGGATGCTACGCCGAGTGAATCCGGACCAAAACCGGACATGAAACCGACAAAGGGCGGTACGGCATGA
- a CDS encoding metallophosphoesterase, producing MLNADQHIFAIGDIHGNREALERLLGRLPVRPQADLLVFMGDYINRGPDTCGVLDVLVKVREQYAHTVFLKGNHEHLLLEYAAYADVEMLRTLRGMGIEATLASYGASVRDLQGLAFMPQAHRDFLHSLSLSHSCPPYLFVHADTEEAELAALLAESGQPDPHEAVLVDKVLSSRRLVKEHEVAGSADAAPLVVFAHAPFEMPLVLPDRICIDTGSVHGNMLTALELPAMRFYHA from the coding sequence ATGCTTAACGCAGATCAGCACATATTCGCCATTGGTGACATTCATGGCAACCGGGAGGCCCTGGAGCGTCTGCTGGGGCGTTTGCCTGTGCGGCCGCAGGCTGATCTGCTTGTGTTCATGGGCGACTACATCAACAGGGGACCGGATACGTGCGGGGTGCTTGATGTTCTTGTGAAGGTACGCGAGCAGTATGCCCACACCGTCTTTCTGAAGGGGAACCACGAGCACCTGCTGCTGGAATACGCCGCGTATGCAGATGTGGAGATGCTGCGTACCCTGCGGGGGATGGGGATTGAAGCCACCCTTGCCAGTTACGGGGCTTCTGTGCGGGATTTGCAGGGGCTTGCGTTCATGCCGCAGGCGCACAGGGATTTTCTGCATTCCCTGTCGCTGTCACATTCCTGCCCGCCATATCTTTTTGTGCATGCAGATACTGAAGAGGCCGAGCTGGCGGCACTGCTTGCCGAATCCGGGCAGCCGGACCCGCATGAGGCGGTATTGGTGGACAAGGTGCTTTCCAGCCGCAGGCTTGTGAAGGAACATGAAGTCGCCGGTTCCGCAGATGCCGCCCCGCTTGTGGTGTTTGCCCATGCTCCCTTCGAGATGCCGCTGGTTTTGCCGGACCGCATCTGCATCGACACCGGTTCCGTGCACGGCAACATGCTGACTGCACTGGAACTGCCTGCCATGCGTTTTTACCACGCCTGA
- a CDS encoding PEP/pyruvate-binding domain-containing protein codes for MISPFKAVQAFFAARKHRHEERALTALKARYHAFRIFLENNGQALELIVAADNALHHGEQETLQHTTDRLISVTGELVDGLNLLSGEAHTGLYTLHGKMGTTVRERMQALITRKAVPQYCITFDALDPSLHPLAGTKAANLAQLHRMRLPVPDGFVCTTRCCRDFLASGDMAANIRTLLREVERGELDVPSAASLIGDVVKKSPLPHALKQAMHTAFDELAQLSHAAAPHAGFAVSVRSSGVAEDRPDHSFAGQFTSVLNVTSADALCDAYKEVIASGFSARAIAYRLNAGLSPADFDLAVLCQRMVAARCAGVLMTRNPAQPETGRLLISAAPGLGTLAVGGSAPVDLYHPWRSDSEEPAAISLLSGEERQTALLMDKAEIAHKTIREVSLPDGGVAVESVPPEEADAPLLTPATLQRLVMFGEMIENIEGTAQDVEWAVSHDGEVHILQARPLRLTSRSGILLPAPVVGPPLATGICASAGKTAGRVRIARNAAELQMLEAETNGYPRILVLPQALVDAARHLQRYAGVIIDSGNPTDHLSCIAREYGIPLVTAVRNGCTVLQPDQWIVLDADNGLVHAAPEHLWMEFSRSGQTTPQPDTPEAGPPESAGTPTRSGSTDMPGERHALWEMLVPLNLTEAYGGTFSWQECRSMHDLVRYTHEMAVLAMFDAGDTVMEEAGGLLRPLDLGIPFHFLVIDLGGATRRQKQAGGASLLRRAIRNPLQRDDVLSAPLAALCEGLLTPGLSWHADPDPEAISGIMSRTMLDARSARPAGSFNYALAARDYLNLNARVEFHFAMLDAVCGGDAQANYIRFRFKGGGAGPERGHRRAMFLRHVLEGNGFVTTVVGDLITASLTGASRDVVRERMIMLGRLLGYSRFLDGTMKNDDTPLLLAEHFLQGHYDSRLALENDTDSEPDDTVGKTAGNDADNSAANGADSGTENGVA; via the coding sequence ATGATCTCTCCCTTCAAGGCCGTTCAGGCATTCTTTGCCGCGCGCAAGCACCGGCACGAGGAACGCGCTCTCACCGCCCTGAAAGCGCGTTACCACGCCTTCCGCATCTTTCTGGAAAACAACGGGCAGGCGCTTGAGCTGATCGTAGCTGCCGACAATGCCCTGCACCACGGCGAGCAGGAAACCCTGCAACACACGACAGACCGCCTCATCTCCGTCACCGGCGAACTTGTGGACGGCCTGAACCTGCTTTCCGGCGAAGCCCACACCGGCCTGTACACCCTGCACGGCAAAATGGGCACGACCGTACGCGAACGCATGCAGGCCCTCATCACCCGCAAAGCCGTACCTCAATACTGCATCACCTTTGATGCGCTTGATCCCTCGCTGCATCCCCTTGCCGGTACCAAGGCCGCCAACCTTGCCCAGCTGCACCGTATGCGCCTTCCTGTTCCGGACGGATTTGTCTGCACAACACGGTGCTGCCGCGATTTTCTGGCATCCGGCGATATGGCGGCGAACATTCGCACACTGCTGCGAGAGGTGGAACGCGGCGAACTGGACGTTCCTTCCGCCGCAAGTCTGATCGGGGATGTTGTCAAAAAATCCCCCCTGCCGCACGCGCTGAAGCAGGCCATGCACACGGCCTTTGACGAGCTTGCGCAACTCTCGCACGCTGCCGCCCCCCATGCGGGCTTTGCCGTTTCAGTGCGCAGCAGCGGCGTTGCAGAGGACAGGCCCGACCATTCCTTTGCCGGACAGTTCACATCCGTGCTCAACGTCACCTCTGCCGATGCCCTGTGCGATGCCTACAAGGAAGTCATTGCCAGCGGGTTCAGCGCACGGGCCATTGCCTACCGCCTGAACGCCGGACTCTCTCCGGCCGATTTCGATCTGGCAGTGCTCTGCCAGCGCATGGTGGCGGCCAGATGTGCAGGCGTGCTGATGACCCGCAATCCTGCACAACCGGAAACCGGCAGGCTGCTCATCAGTGCGGCGCCGGGGCTGGGTACGTTGGCTGTGGGCGGCAGTGCTCCCGTAGACCTGTACCATCCGTGGCGCTCGGACAGCGAAGAGCCTGCGGCTATCTCCCTGCTCAGCGGCGAAGAACGGCAGACCGCCCTGCTCATGGACAAGGCCGAAATTGCACACAAGACCATACGCGAGGTCTCACTGCCGGACGGCGGCGTGGCCGTGGAATCCGTTCCGCCGGAAGAGGCCGATGCTCCGCTGCTGACCCCTGCCACCTTGCAGCGGCTGGTCATGTTCGGCGAGATGATCGAGAACATTGAAGGGACGGCGCAGGATGTGGAATGGGCTGTCTCGCACGACGGCGAAGTGCATATCCTGCAGGCACGGCCGCTGCGCCTTACCTCACGGTCTGGCATATTACTTCCCGCTCCTGTTGTCGGCCCGCCTCTGGCTACCGGCATCTGTGCATCGGCAGGCAAGACGGCGGGCAGAGTCCGCATTGCACGCAATGCCGCAGAATTGCAGATGCTGGAGGCAGAAACGAACGGCTACCCCCGCATTCTGGTGCTGCCGCAGGCTCTGGTGGATGCAGCAAGGCACCTGCAACGCTATGCCGGTGTCATCATTGATTCCGGCAACCCCACAGACCATCTTTCCTGCATTGCCCGTGAATATGGCATTCCTCTCGTCACGGCCGTGCGCAACGGCTGCACAGTATTACAGCCGGACCAGTGGATTGTACTGGATGCCGACAACGGACTTGTTCATGCCGCGCCGGAACATCTGTGGATGGAATTTTCCCGTTCCGGCCAAACCACTCCCCAACCAGACACACCGGAAGCAGGTCCCCCGGAGTCGGCGGGTACACCCACCCGCAGCGGCTCGACCGATATGCCCGGAGAACGCCATGCCCTGTGGGAAATGCTTGTTCCCCTGAACCTGACGGAAGCATACGGGGGCACCTTTTCATGGCAGGAATGCCGCTCCATGCACGACCTTGTACGCTACACCCACGAAATGGCCGTGCTGGCCATGTTCGATGCAGGTGATACCGTCATGGAAGAGGCAGGCGGGCTGCTCAGGCCGCTGGACCTCGGCATTCCCTTCCACTTCCTCGTCATTGATCTTGGCGGTGCCACGCGACGGCAAAAACAGGCAGGGGGCGCATCGCTCCTGCGCCGCGCCATCCGCAATCCCCTGCAAAGAGACGATGTGCTTTCCGCACCTTTGGCGGCCCTGTGCGAAGGGCTGCTTACTCCCGGCCTGAGCTGGCATGCCGACCCCGACCCCGAAGCCATTTCCGGCATCATGTCACGCACCATGCTGGATGCACGCAGTGCCCGCCCCGCAGGTTCGTTCAATTACGCACTGGCGGCGCGCGATTACCTGAACCTGAACGCCCGCGTGGAGTTCCATTTTGCCATGCTGGATGCCGTGTGCGGCGGTGATGCGCAGGCCAACTACATCCGCTTCCGCTTCAAGGGGGGCGGAGCAGGGCCGGAGCGCGGGCACAGGCGGGCCATGTTCCTCCGCCACGTTCTGGAAGGAAACGGCTTCGTCACCACCGTTGTGGGCGACCTCATCACGGCATCCCTTACCGGCGCATCACGCGACGTGGTGCGGGAACGGATGATCATGCTCGGCAGGCTGCTCGGCTACAGCCGCTTCCTCGACGGCACCATGAAGAATGACGATACGCCCCTGCTGCTTGCAGAACATTTTCTGCAAGGGCATTACGATTCCCGGCTGGCTCTTGAGAATGATACAGACAGCGAACCCGATGACACTGTTGGCAAAACTGCTGGCAACGATGCCGACAACAGTGCTGCCAACGGTGCGGACAGTGGCACAGAGAACGGTGTGGCCTAA
- a CDS encoding tyrosine-type recombinase/integrase, whose translation MSIHQTSKSRKWYVKWLDPKTGQQRSKWFGKGEDGSAAQKAAIEFDNELKALRQLGKQLPTSGNPKGISMRELAEAYVGHHRTSGKNTKWLRDWISVLDNHIIPLLNDTPVNKLEYSDMVRIMDHYGKRRVSSVTINRYLSYLKAMFRFGIKLQIIENNPLEHWQKRKELPKKSLLTLVDLRKIQQHSPDHLSWAIEVAFNLVVRVGRSELTAITWDRVDWSKKGVWVFMPKTNREKFVPCTDAFMVKLAERESKARSRHIVEYRGKPIGCIRVGWNLAVKRANIPYHTTPYDIRHLAITELLTRGVDPGAVADIAGHANPFFTITRYHHVREGAKRQAIDQLPSL comes from the coding sequence ATGAGTATTCATCAAACAAGCAAATCCCGAAAATGGTATGTGAAGTGGCTTGACCCGAAGACCGGACAGCAGCGTTCCAAGTGGTTCGGCAAGGGCGAGGACGGCAGCGCGGCTCAGAAGGCCGCTATCGAGTTCGACAACGAGCTGAAAGCCTTGCGTCAGTTGGGCAAGCAACTCCCAACCTCTGGCAACCCCAAGGGCATTTCCATGCGGGAGTTGGCGGAAGCTTATGTCGGGCATCACCGGACTTCGGGCAAGAATACCAAGTGGCTTCGGGACTGGATCAGCGTGTTGGACAACCACATTATTCCGCTACTCAACGACACCCCGGTGAACAAGCTGGAGTACAGCGACATGGTGCGGATTATGGATCACTACGGCAAGCGCAGGGTGTCATCGGTCACTATCAACCGCTACCTGTCCTACCTGAAGGCCATGTTCCGGTTCGGCATCAAACTCCAGATCATCGAGAACAACCCCTTGGAGCACTGGCAGAAGCGCAAGGAGCTGCCAAAGAAGTCGCTGCTGACGCTGGTGGACTTGCGGAAGATCCAGCAGCACTCCCCCGACCATCTGTCATGGGCCATTGAGGTGGCGTTCAACCTCGTGGTGCGTGTCGGGCGGTCGGAGCTTACCGCCATTACGTGGGACCGAGTGGATTGGTCGAAAAAGGGTGTGTGGGTGTTCATGCCGAAGACCAACCGGGAGAAGTTCGTGCCCTGCACGGATGCCTTCATGGTGAAGCTGGCGGAGCGAGAAAGCAAAGCCCGTTCCCGGCATATTGTGGAGTACCGTGGCAAGCCTATCGGCTGTATTCGGGTTGGGTGGAATCTCGCTGTGAAAAGGGCGAACATTCCATACCACACCACACCGTATGACATCCGGCATCTGGCCATCACGGAATTATTGACGCGCGGCGTTGATCCCGGAGCCGTGGCAGACATCGCTGGTCACGCCAACCCGTTTTTCACGATCACCCGCTACCATCATGTGCGTGAGGGGGCGAAGCGGCAGGCCATTGACCAGTTGCCTAGCCTGTAG